In Sulfitobacter guttiformis, the genomic stretch GCGTCAATCAACGGGCCTGCCAGATGCACGTGATCGGTACTTTTCAAATATTCCACATGCGCGGAACGGTTTTCCAATCGCACTTCCAGCGCGCCGGTTTTGTCATGGGCTATCAGGCATACAAGCATGTTATTCTTCTTTCAAAGGTCTGGTTAGGAGGCTGTGAACAGCCGCCTTCACATCTAACGATTTATCAAGTAGTCCGGCAACGGCCATCGTGATTGGCATATCAAGGCCAGCCTGTCTTGCGACTTGGGCCACCGCCTGCGCAGTCGCCGCGCCTTCGACTGTTGTACCGGCATCAAACACCTCTCCCCGTCCGAGGCTGAGCCCAAGGCGATAATTCCGCGATCCTTCAGAGGTGCAGGTTAGGGTGAGATCACCAAAGCCGGATAAGCCTGCAAGGGTGTCCGGATCCGCGCCACGATAGGCCGCCATCCGCTGCATTTCGGCGTAGCCGCGGGTCATCAATGCGGCACGAGCGCTCTCCCCCATGCCCGCACCCATTGCCGTGCCACAGGCAATCGCGACTACGTTCTTGAGTGCGCCGCCCAGTTCGGCCCCAACAGTATCCTTGGTCCTGTACAGGCGAAGCGCGGGAGTTGTGAGTTGCGCCTGCAAAGCCTTTGCAACCACTTCATCCGCCACCGCAAGCGTAAGTGCAGTGGGCAATCCGCGCGCGATATCGACGGCAAAGCTGGGGCCGGTCAAAATAGCAGCGTGAGCATCGGGCACTTCTTGGGCAATTATCTGAACTGGTCCCGCACCGGTACTCAGTTCGATCCCCTTACAGCAGGCGATCAACGATTTCCCAGCCAACATATAGGCGTGGGTTTTGATAAATCCGCGCAACTGTTGCATGGGCAGCGCAAGCAGGATCGTCTGCGCGGCAAGAGCCTGCGCCAGATCGCCCGTCACAGTCAAAGCATCGGGAAAACGACAATTCGGTAGCCGCGTTTTATTTTCGCGGTTGATTTGCATATCTGCGGGGTCACGGGCCCAGAGGGTGACCGGCCTCTGTCCCGAAAGGGCAATTGCAAGGGCCGTGCCGAATGCCCCGCCGCCCAGAACGGAAATGCTCATGCTTTTGCCCCTTTTTTGCCGCTCCCTAGCATTGCGGGGGCGGTTTGATCCAACGGCCAACGTGGGCGCGCGGACAACGCCATTCCATCAGGGTTGCGGGTTCCCATCTGCTCAAGCGCGGCATACGCGATCATCGCGGCATTATCTGTGCACAATGCAAGCGGTGGTGCGATGAAGGCGGCGCCGAATTCTGCCGCAATGGATTGTATTGCGCTGCGTATTGCCATGTTTGAGGCGACGCCGCCTGCAACGCAAATCGCCGGGGTGCTGGTGAGGGGGGTATAAATCGCCATGGCGCGACGGGTTTTTTCGGACAGGACGTCAACCACCGCCGCCTGAAATCCTGCTGCAAGGTCGGCCTGATCCTGTGATTTCAGTTTTGCCTCCACTAACAGGCTGTCGCGTTGACGCAGCACAGCGGTTTTTAAACCTGAAAACGACATATCACATCCGGCACGGTCCAAAAGGGGTCGGGGCAGTTTGAACCTGCTTGCATCGCCGTTGAAAGCACATGCCTCGATTGCCGGCCCTCCCGGCTGGGGGAGTGCGATGAGGCGCGCTACCTTGTCAAAGGCCTCGCCAGGGGCATCATCAATGGTGCCACCAAGGCGCTTAAATTCATCCGGTCCCGACACGATCAGAAACTGGCAGTGCCCTCCCGACACCAAAAGCATCAGATAGGGAAAAGCCACACCATGGGTCAACCGTGGCGTGAGCGCATGACCGGCAAGGTGGTTGACGCCATAGAGCGGCAGATCCCGCGCGAGCGCGATCCCCTTGGCGCACATAACGCCAGAGACAACACCGCCAATTAGACCCGGTCCCGCAGTGACCGCAACGGCATCGATATCTTCCAATCCCACACCGGCCTTATCCAGCGCCTGAACTACGCAAAGATCAAGCTTTTCAGCATGCGCGCGCGCTGCAATTTCAGGTACAACACCGCCGAAGTTCGCGTGCAGAGCGGTTTGGCCCATCACCACCGACGACATTACATCGGCGCTGCCTGCATGTCCGCGCAGAACTGCCGCGGCCGTATCATCACAGCTACTCTCGATTCCGAGGATGGTAAGGGAGGACATAAGCAGGGTAGTTTCCATTGCAACGCGGGTCTGCTGCAGGTAACACTTAGCCGTCCGGCAAACAATCCTGAGAGCGTTACACCGTCCATGGCAGTGCCCACCCTTTTGCTGACGCGGCCAAGCGGGGGATCGCATGGATTTGCAGCCGCTCTTGATCCGTCCGCACTGGCGCGGGTGCGGTTGCTGGTGGCACCACTTATGGAAATTACCGGAACGTTGGCAGCACTTGCGCCCCATGACGTCCAGGCTGCCATATTCACCTCTGCAAATGGTGTGGACTATGCGCCTGATGGCCGGGGGCGTCCGGCATTTTGTGTGGGGACCGTTACAACAGCCGAAGCCAAGCGCCGTGGATGGGATGCACAGCTGTCTGGCAAAAATGCGCATGAGTTAATTGCACGGCTGCGCGAGATGCGGCCAGTGATGCCTTTGGTGCATCTGGGCGGCGCCCATACAATCGGGGATATTGCCGAAACCCTCACAGCCGAGGGGATCACCACGAGACATATCGCGATCTACCAACAAACCTTGCTACCTCTGGATCCTGAGGCCATGGAGGCGCTTAAAGCACCTTGTATTGTGCCGGTATTTTCACTGCGAAGCGCCGCGCAATTGTCTTCTCAGGCCCAAGGTTTGCTTGAACATGCCCACATAATCGCGCTCAGCGATTCTGTCGCGTGCCCTTTTCACAATGAAAAAACTGCACAATGCCTTATATTACAATCACCGCAGGCGATATATATGCGTAAAGCGGTGGAAAACCTGTGCTGGAACCTCAGCCTGCCTTGAGGGGGGGGAGGATGCGCGCTAGGCTTTATAAAAGTCCGAATTCTGCGGGCATGAATCGAAAAAGGTGTTTGTCGTGGCGTCATCCAAGAAAACCGGACCTTCCAGCAGAAAATCTGTGAAGAACAAGGCAGAAGAAACAAAAATCGAGGATGCGGTTATTGTTGAGGCGGAAGTCTCAAAGCAGGCGCCTCTGGATACAAAGCCGGACGTCACCGGGGACCCTGCCACGGAGGCTGAAGATGTTGAGGTCGTCGAGCCTTCAGAGACGCATACTGAAGACGAGAAAACAGACGAGACAAAGCCCGAAGATATTCTGGCCGAAGAGCCGGAAGCCACACCGCGGAATGAGCACGAGGCGGTTCATCCGGCACCAGTTGTGGCCCGTCCGCCCGAGCAAAAGAGCATTTTCCTGCCGCTAGTTTTAGGCGGCATCGTTGCCGGCGTTGTTGGCTTTATGGCGTCTGAATTCGATGCGTTTGGCAAGGATGATGCCGCAATCACAAATAAACTGCGCAGCGATCTGAGCAGCCAGCAAGAGCGGATTGCCGCGCTGGAGAGTGCCGAGCCCCCCACTACCTCGATGGCCAGCGTTGATCTGACACCCATCGAGACGCAACTTAGTGACATTGAAGGCCGCTTGCTTGCCCTTGAGGAGCGCCCAGCTGTCGCGCCTTCCCAAGTTGGTGATACGGGTGCAGCGGAGGTTTATGCCGCCGAGCTTGAAGCGCTCAAGCAAGCCGCCGAAACCCAGCGCGGCGAGATTGCAGCGTTGTTAAGTAACGCTAAAACGGTGGAGCAAGCCACAGCTGATGCCGCCAGAATAGCAAGTGGTCAGACGGCAATTGCCAGCATTTTGTCGGCTATTGATGCGGGTCAACCTTTCGCGGATGCCGTTGCGACACTGAGCGCACTCGATATTGGCGAAATCGATCCTGCGCTTACAGCCAATGCAGACAGCGGTGTTGCCACACTAAGCGCACTGCAAAGCGAATTTCCTGATCAGGCGCGCACAGCATTGGCGGCAGCGCGCGCCAGTGGTGGCGAAGAAGGACAGCAAGGGATTGGCAGTTTCCTCAAACGCTCGCTCGGGGCACGCTCTGTCGTTCCGCGCGAGGGGAATGATCCCGACGCGGTGCTATCCCGTGCTGAAGCTGCGATAAAAACCGGTGATCTGGCGGTTACCCTGACTGAACTCGATGCCCTGCCCGAAGAAGCACAAGCCGCGATTGAAGGCTGGCGTACAGCGGCTGACGCCCGCCTTGCAACGCGCACTGCGGCAGATGCTTTGGCAAAACGCCTAACGGCAGACTAAGGAAAACAATATGCTCTGGTCCTTGATTAAAATCATCTTTTTCTTCTGTGTTGTTGGCGCACTTGCTTGGGGTGCAGGCTATTTGCTTCAGGCTGACGGCGGTCTTCAAGTCCGCGCCTTCGGCCAGGAGTTGAACCCTGGTCCGTTGGAATCCGTCCTTCTCCTTGTCCTTTTAGTGTTTGCAGTTTGGATCATCCTCAAGGTGCTGGCATTGCTGGTCGCGGTCTGGAAATTCCTCAACGGGGACGAAACGGCGCTATCGCGGTATTTCGATCGCAACCGCGAGCGTAGGGGGTTTGACGCCCTCTCCGAAGGGATGATGGCGCTCGCCAGTGGCGAGGGGCGCGTCGCCATGGCAAAAGCGGCCAAGGCCGAGAAGTACCTCAATAAGCCGGAACTAACCAACCTGCTCACTGCGCAGGCCGCCGAAATGGCGGGCGACACGCGAAAAGCAGAAGAAGCATACCGCAAGCTTATCGAGAACGAGCAAACCCGTTTCGTAGGGGTGCGGGGCATTATGAAGCAAAAATTGGCGGCTGGTGACAACGAGACCGCGCTGCAATTGGCGGAAAAGGCATTCGCACTTAAGCCAAAGCATGAAGAGACCGGCGATCTGCTGCTGCGCCTTCAGGCGGAAAAAGAAGACTGGACCGGTGCACGGAAAACCCTCAACACCAAGCTGCGCAACGGGCAGTTGCCGCGTGATGTTCATAAACGTCGCGATGCTGTTCTTGCCCTCTCTGAAGCGAAAGTCATCATCGACGATTCAAGCTCAATCGAAGCGCGTGAAACAGCTATCGAAGCAAACCGTATGTCGCCTGATCTGATCCCTGCCGCCGTGATGGCTGCTCATGGTTACATAGCGCAGAACAAGCCACGGTATGCCACTCGTGTTCTGAAAAAGGCATGGGAGGCGCGGCCCCATCCAGATTTGGCTGCTGCCTTTGCAGCCATTGCGCCAGACGAGGCACCTCCCGCACGGATCAAGCGGTTTGCTGCTTTGACAAAAATTAATCCTACCCACCCTGAGACGCGCATGCTGCTATCCGAGTTGCACATCGCAAACGAGGATTTCCCTGAAGCGCGCCGCGCGCTTGGTGATCTGGTCGAGACAGATCCAGATGCACGTTCCGTGACGCTGATGGCGGTGATCGAGCGCGGCGAAGGGGCCTCCGATACTGTTGTAAAAGGATGGCTCGCGCGTGCGATTGCCGTGCCACGTGGACCACAGTGGATCTGCGATAACTGTCAGCACATCCATAATGAATGGAAGCCGATCTGCGAAAACTGCTCCAGCTTTGATACGCTCGAGTGGAAGCGCCCCCCATTGTCCGAAGTCGCTACACCGACAGGCGTGCAGATGCTGCCACTGATTGTTGGTGCGCTCGGGGATAGCTCGGGGGCGGACGGTGTCCCCCCTGTGGCCGAGGATGTGACAATAGAAGATGCTCAAATCATCGACGATGAGGTCGCACCAGAGGCTGGGAATGATCGGGATACCAGATAACTTCGCGGTTGTGTCGGCTCTGAAGCGAGCTTCAGATGTCTGATACCTTCTGTATTTATGTGCGTAACATGTCATGCGATGCCTGTGCCGCGCGTGCTCAAAAAGCACTGGATGACGTCGAGGGCGTCGAGGGGGCATCCGTCACATTTACCGATAAGACAGCCTGGTTTTCTGTAAATTCTGCTAAGGCGCTCAAGGATGCCTTTGCTGCGCTTGAGAAGGCCGGATATCCGGGTGATTTGAAAGAAGACGAAGCAGCAAGCGCACGGCGCGATGCGAAGGAGAACGATGCCACCTCGCTGCGCCGTGCGACACTTATTGCCACCGTACTTTCGCTTCCCGTGATTGTCATTGAGACTGGAAGCTATTTTTTTCCTGCAATGAAGGCTGCGATCGACAACGGTATCGGAATCGAAACATCGTGGCAGCTGCAATCTGTGCTCTCAGCGATTGTATTAATGGGTCCGGGCCTGCGTTTTTTCCGCCGTGGTATCACGGCCCTACTAATGCTTGCGCCTGATGTGAATACGCTTATAGCGCTGGCAGCCGGCGGTGCTTATCTCTATTCCGCTGCCGTCTTGGCTGCGCCTGACTTGTTTCCAGATCAATTGCGTGCGGTTTATTTTGGAACAGCCTGTGCTGTTATCGTGCTCACGCTGGCAAGGCGCTGGCTGAGGGCGCGGTCAAAATCCCGCGCTGAAGCTGCGGTCGGCAATTAGTCCTGTCGGGCTCTTACCATGATTGTAGCGCGGCAAGAGGTTAACCTAATCGGGGGACATGCCTGCTGCTGCGCAATGATAATCAGCACTGCTCCATTCGGACGTATGTACGCTGCGTAGCTAAAGGCAGGAATCACCGAAGGTGGATATCGCTGACAGCCTAGTTAGGGTTGGGAAAAGGTTAAAAGCAGCTGCATATTACAGCTCTTTTATGGCGCGACCTGACGAAAGTGACGGTAGCTCTGTTTCGGGGAATGGCTTGTTGTGACGCTGATTTAGCGCTTTCCAGTGTGTTATCCCTTCAGGATCAAATCAGCGGGGCCGTTCCATAGTTTTGCGACTTCACCTAATGTAAAGCCGTGACTGAGATGCGGTTGTGAAATCAATGTTCATCCATGTCCTTTCTGGCGACGATGCCGCTGGTATCTAGCTTCCGCAGCGTCCTCAATTCACCAAATTATTATCGATTTTCGAAACAATAGCCATCGCTGTGACAGCAGCGTAGCGCATGTGCAGTGCTCCTTTTTGGGGATATGACGCCGCTCAGGCGCCCGCCGATACACCCGCGACGGTAAGAATTTGGCAACCAAAACTCAACGATTTGCAAATGTATTGTCGCCATAACGCGAACAATCCAAGCCCGCCCTCCGAAAGAGAGGATGCCAGTGACAGGGCTGTTAATTGTATTTGGAGTATCCAATATGCCCAGAGGTATCACCACAAATGGCAATGATCGTATTACAGGCACAGACCGGAATGAAAGATTGGAAGGCGCGAATGGTAACGATACACTGATCGGTGGAGGCGGTGCAGACACGCTGGTTGGCGACGATGGCAACGACCGTCTGATCGCAGCGAATGCCAAGGGGATTACGGGCCTGCGCGGGGGCGCTGGTGAAGATTACCTGTATGCCAGCATCCCAGGCAGCGGGCAGGTGCATATGTTCGGTGGGGACGGCGACGACACGCTTATTATGGATCTTAGCAAAGGGCCCGACAGATTTATCCGGGGTGAGCAGGCGAGGTATACCGGCCATCACGCTTATGGGGATGGGGGCGCGGATACATTCGCCTTTGTTAACGCAAGCGAGGCCAGCGGCGTTATTATCGGGCGCATAGATGATTTCAACGCTTCAGAAGACGTGCTGATGCTCGACGATGACGTGCTTGATCTGCACAATCCGCCAGATGACGTGCACCTGTTCGCCTTCAAAGACCAACAATGGATGCAGATTGGCGATAATGCTTACTTTGCACTGGAAGGTGCGCGCGAAGGGGGAGCTGAGCGGCATTTCCTAAGTGCAAGGGATCTTCAAGCGATGCTGCGGGCCAGTCAGGACCCTGACGCCAGTGTCAGGTTCATAGATCAGGTAAACGAAGTGCCCGCCAATTTGATCTCGCAATGGGCCAATTTCGACACGATACGTGGCATGGGGGACAGTGACAAAGAGGCAGATTTTTTTGGCTCGGCCGGAAATGACGCTGTCTATGATACCCGCGTTCGTAGCGCATCGATACCAGAGGATGTCACAAACAACCGGTTTGAGGGACTTGACGGTAACGACCTGATCAACGCAGGCAAGGGTTACGACACGCTATCAGGCGGTGCAGGCAGTGATAGTCTTGCAGGTGGGCTCGACGATGACCTGCTGATTGGCGGCACGGGCAACGACTTCCTTTTCGGCGGAAGCGAAAATGACACGATGCAAGGCGATTCAGGCGAAGATATGCTGGCAGGCGGCAGTGGCGAGGATTGGCTGGACGGCGGACAAGGTCATGACACACTACGCGGACAATCTGGGCGCGACACGCTGTTTGGTGGTGCGGGGCACGACCGGATGAGTGGGGGCGACGCCGCAGACCACCTTAGCGGCGACAGCGGAAACGACCGTATCTATGCCTCGGTCGGCAACGATCTGCTGCGCGGTGGAAGTGGTCGTGATACCCTTTGGGCGGGCACAGGTGATGATAGGCTCCACGGAGGCGGTTGGAATGATCGCATACACGGGCAACGTGGCGATGATACACTGACAGGTGGTCAAGGCAATGATGCGCTCTTCGGTGGCGCCGGCGACGATTGGATTCACGGCGGAAAGGATCAAGACCTGACGTGGGGCGGCACGGGTAAGGACATCTTCGCCTATTCCGATGAGGACTTGTTAAACTGGGTCGATCTTCAGGGTGATGCCGACATGCGCGCCCGTCAGATTGACCGAATTGAGGACTTTGAGATCGGAGAGGACAAAATTCTGCTATCAGGGTTTTCTCACACCGATGACATATCCGACCTAAACGCTACCTCTCTTGTACTTGACGGTAAAAGCTATGGCATGTTGTCTATTGAAGAGACTAATCAGCGCAGCCTTGTACAGCTTCAAAGGGAGGAAGACCTCGAAGAGCTAATGGATGACGATAATTTCGTCTTCTCCTAAAAATTCGAGATCCGCCCGCCTGACTTTTATTACAATCCTACGATAAGTGTCTCGCGGCTGCCCCGCCGATCTTGCCCGCCACACCTCTTGTGACCCAGTGGGTCCAGTGACTTTGGTCATGCGGGCTGCACTCTGCAACTAGACGCATCAGATAAAGTCAGTTTAATTGCTACCCGGATTTATACGACTGCCGCCGAAGAAGGTTGGTGATATGTTCATTATCTGCGCTAATTCTACCATGAACGCAGCCTAGGCCTAGCATTGGAAAAGGGACACAGCGCAGGGAGGTGATCCTGATAATCGGAAATTTCCTTAACCGATGAAAGCGCAACCTATTGGGCGAACCGCGCAAGGTTTTGGATCGAACGAAAGGTTATGCGCGATTCTGTAACAACAAGTAGGCGTGCGCGTAATATTGTGCCTCTCTCATCAGATATGAGTGGCTTGGGCTAATTAATGCGCACATAAATCTGCGCGAGTTGAGCGCATATAATTTCGCGTCACACCGCAAAGCTCCATGAAACACTCTGATCGGCCATTTGGCGGCGCAAACCGGACCTTGGTGCAATGCGTAGCTAACGGTCAAATGAACACTAACGATCCACGGCGATGATCGAAAATTTCGCGATTACAGCGTGGACAGATTCGACACGACCTGCCTAGAGCGGACATTAAACGATCATCGCTATGCCGCACCACAGCTTCCCCAAAGAGAGCATTAGGAATGGAAAGAAGCTTTTAGTGGTGTCGGGACTGCGATGCGGGCGAAGTTAGCTGGACACTTCTAAATTTTCCGCCACGGGTCTAAACAAGAGGCACAGCATCTCCGGAATGCCCCTACAAACAAACCAATGTGATACATGCTCATCTATACCTCCGACCATTCGCTATATTGTGCCAAGTTGCGCATCTTATTACGGCATAAGATGCTATTGTTTAGAGAAGTCCCGCCGCCGGGTGGAGGTGGTTCTTCCACATATCTGGCACTTGTGCCGTCAGGCAATTTACCCGCGCTCGTTGACGGGGACTTTACGCTGACAGATAGCGAAGCGATTGCCGAATATCTGGAAGAAAAATATCCGGAAATTCCAATGTTGCCGGACACGCTTGCCGCACGTGCCAGATCGCGGGAGCGCTCTCGGTTTGCGGATACGCGATTAGAACCTGCCTTGCGTCTGACATTCCCTCATGTTGATCCTAAAGTCCGTGATGCCGCAGCGATCAGTATAGCGCACGCGCAGATCAACCTGCGGCTGCACGGATTGGGCATCATGTTACAGCGACCGGAGCTGCCGCGTGACCGGCTCTGGATGGGTGATCCGGGCACGATTGTGACCCTTGAGTGGATCGCCCTTTTTGAAGGGACGGTTGTGCCCCGGCTGGAATGGCCTCAGGCAGTTCAGACCTACCGCTCAGACATGTTGAAGCACCAATCTGTAGCCACAGAACTTAAGGCCTATCGCCCTGCGATGCTCAATTACATGCAAGAAAAAGGCGCGCTGTAATTTGAGAAACTTGCGCCGTTATTGCAGGCGGCCAAAAGCGGCCCATGCCCGCGGGAGGTGGCAAAGCGGTGCAACAATCGAAAAACCGCCGTTCTGAGCCGATAGCAGAATGTGAAGAAATCGCCCGACCCTATACAACCGCAATAGGATTAACGTGAAGTCTAAGCCTCAACGAGCCGAATATCTAACGGAGCACCGCCATCTACGATCTTGAGCAAGCGGTCGATATTAGGATGTGCTCCAGGACGGTCCTTTGCATCTGCTGTATGTTCAGCAAAAACATCGAGGCCATGCACTGCAGCGTTCGCGTCCAGTGTGCCAAAAGACTGTTGAAGATACCTATATACGACGAGTGACCCCTGCTTGCCCGGCGCATTTTCAATGGATCCAACAAGAGTACCATCTTGATCAATAAGATCGATGCGCGCGAGGTTTTCAACAGACGGTAAAAGTTGCAAATTTTCCTTAAACGATACAGTTGGCTTAATCATCTCGATGTCCTTTAACGGGCGCCTTGGCTTCGTGTCGAACGACTTATATTCTGTGTCCCGAGCTTTGGGTACCTAAAAGTCTGTTGAAATCTTTTGCGTCCCCATAGGTCATGAATTTTGGCCCTTAGCTGCCATTTATGCCTCCCACGCATTCACTGAGCAGGCCCGCTTACTAACTTCTTACGCCCGAAAATAGCAGCGAATTCACTAGAATGGCGATCCTAAAATGGGTTCAGGATGCAGACTTTCGTGGCACTATATCGCGCCAGGAAAGCCTCAGGAAAGCTCTTTTATCGAAAGCATCAACTGAAAATTACGGGGCGAATGCCTCGTGGAAACGCTGTGGCCACATTAGGTGACGCTCGCGAAATGTGCGGCGACTGATAGTAGGATTACAATCGGAGTAGGCCACATTCAGCTCTAATTGACCTTACGCCAACGGGATTTTCGTAGAGAAAACGATGGATAAATTGGCCGCCTAAGGTCACAGATTTAACCCCAAGGACTCCGCGCAAAGCTGGAGAGAGATTGGGGCACAGGGCAGGCGTCTAGAGGCAACTGCTTGAGATACACACCTTATGTTCTCTGGCCTCCAGAAGTTTCCACAACTTGGCGAATACGTAAGCTTATGGAATACTCACTTGACACAGAACACTTCAGAGATGACCGTAACATACTGCTGAGTATGTTGTGTTTTAAATGAAGGGTGCCGCGGATCCGGAAAATTCAGCCGAGGCCTCGCATAACGAGATCTCTTGCGCCGCAGAGGTGACATGACTGAGCTTCGGAAAAAGGAAATGGCATCTTAGTGCAACTCAATTAGATTTAAGACGGAAAAGACAATATGACCGAAGCAATGATTGCAGATCTCGATCATCAGATCTCTCGAGATTTATTTGAAGAGCAGGCGGCAAAAGGAGCGAGTGCGTTGACTGCTATGTGCGCAGGCGCAGATGTTCCTGTTGCAATCATAATGCGCAATGATTTGGTACAACTTGAAATAATGCGCGCCGCAGCTTTGGCTGGAACCATTATTGTTGCGCTGAATTGGCACGGGGCCGTCGACGAAGTTGCCGCGATTTGCGACGACAGTGGTGCACGTTTTGTTATTATCCACCGCGATCTTATTGACGCGTTACGCCCTGCATTGGAGGGCCGGGTTGTGATTGGAGTCACACCTGGAGAGGGCCTGTGTAAAGCATATGAAATTGACAGTACTGCCGCGCATACAGACCCTGATACTCCAGAATGGGGCGATCTTGCACAGAAGCAGGCTCCTTTGACACAACGTGAAATGATGCGCCCCCTTAGGCGCTACACCTCCGGCTCAACGGGGACGCCCAAGGGAGTGGTTCGTATAGGATCGGGACCCCGTATAAACTTTGAAGACGTCTTGTCGCGCGTTGGTGCAGAGATGATGCAACTTAGGCCAGGGTCACGCTTCTTTACCGCCGCGCCAATCTATCATTCTGCGCCCTCGACACTGACAAGTGCTGCATTGATCGCGCCCGGTGTATCGACACTTGTTGCTGCAAAATTCGATCCCGAAGAGTTTTTAGCGACAATTCAATCGCATCGGATCACACATATTTATCTTGTTCCAACAATGATGAGCCTGATGCTGAAATTGCCTGAAGAGACTAAGGCGCGGTACGATCTGTCTTCCATCGAATACTGCGTCTCCACTGGCTCACCATGGCCTCACGACCTCAAGGCGGCAATGATCGAATGGTGGGGGCCTGTTTTTTGGGAAAGCTATGGCGCGACCGAAATTGGCTTTATGACTATGGCCTCCTCCCAGGATGCATTGGCAAAGCCTGGTACAGCAGGAAAAATG encodes the following:
- a CDS encoding AMP-binding protein: MTEAMIADLDHQISRDLFEEQAAKGASALTAMCAGADVPVAIIMRNDLVQLEIMRAAALAGTIIVALNWHGAVDEVAAICDDSGARFVIIHRDLIDALRPALEGRVVIGVTPGEGLCKAYEIDSTAAHTDPDTPEWGDLAQKQAPLTQREMMRPLRRYTSGSTGTPKGVVRIGSGPRINFEDVLSRVGAEMMQLRPGSRFFTAAPIYHSAPSTLTSAALIAPGVSTLVAAKFDPEEFLATIQSHRITHIYLVPTMMSLMLKLPEETKARYDLSSIEYCVSTGSPWPHDLKAAMIEWWGPVFWESYGATEIGFMTMASSQDALAKPGTAGKMQMGGTVLILDPEGNITPSGEVGEIYARMDAFGGFDYSNDPESRIASEKHGHISVGDLGWLDEDGFLFITDRKKDMIISGGANIFPAEIEAVLMRAPFIRDVAVFGAPHPEFGEQIVAAIEPAEGWTHSSTEVLEFLDGKLARFKYPRIIDFHRSLPRQDSGKIFKQVLRSPYWESAGRKI
- a CDS encoding DUF2322 family protein, translated to MIKPTVSFKENLQLLPSVENLARIDLIDQDGTLVGSIENAPGKQGSLVVYRYLQQSFGTLDANAAVHGLDVFAEHTADAKDRPGAHPNIDRLLKIVDGGAPLDIRLVEA